One window of Jannaschia sp. CCS1 genomic DNA carries:
- the rsfS gene encoding ribosome silencing factor, which translates to MEDRVLTGLNQAEAKTSATAATAQDRGARTQTAYSSEELLERILTSLTDDKAEDVVQIDLRGKSSIGDYMVVASGRSTRQVSAMAEKLVDKLKTDFGLYSKIEGKDSGDWVLIDTADVIVHIFRPEVREFYQLEKMWQPEAPETTPGPGAAAP; encoded by the coding sequence ATGGAGGATAGAGTCCTGACCGGACTTAACCAAGCAGAGGCCAAGACCTCTGCCACTGCGGCGACAGCCCAAGACCGGGGCGCGCGCACCCAAACCGCGTATAGCAGCGAAGAGTTGCTTGAGCGCATTCTGACTTCCCTGACTGACGACAAAGCCGAAGACGTCGTGCAGATTGATCTGCGCGGAAAGTCCTCGATTGGCGATTACATGGTCGTGGCTTCTGGCCGGTCGACCCGTCAAGTGTCCGCCATGGCAGAGAAGCTGGTCGACAAATTGAAGACCGACTTCGGCTTATATTCCAAGATCGAAGGCAAGGATTCCGGCGATTGGGTGCTGATCGACACGGCAGATGTCATCGTCCATATTTTCCGGCCTGAGGTGCGAGAATTCTATCAGCTGGAGAAGATGTGGCAGCCAGAGGCGCCTGAGACGACCCCGGGCCCCGGGGCCGCGGCGCCCTGA
- the rlmH gene encoding 23S rRNA (pseudouridine(1915)-N(3))-methyltransferase RlmH, whose protein sequence is MNVHLCVAGRLKAGPEKTLIDDYLRRFDKTGRGLGLSLGQVVEVENRKGGGMAAEADLIRARLPGGVFWVMDERGDVMTSPGFADRLGAQRDRGAGDLTMVIGGADGIDPTLRDEAGMAISFGKMVWPHMLARVMLSEQLYRAASILAGGPYHRV, encoded by the coding sequence CTGAACGTCCACCTATGCGTCGCGGGCCGTCTGAAGGCAGGCCCCGAGAAGACGTTGATCGACGATTATTTAAGACGTTTCGACAAGACGGGCCGGGGCCTGGGCCTATCCCTTGGGCAGGTCGTGGAGGTCGAAAACCGCAAAGGCGGCGGCATGGCGGCGGAGGCGGATTTGATTCGCGCGCGCCTGCCCGGTGGTGTCTTTTGGGTGATGGATGAACGCGGCGATGTGATGACGTCGCCCGGGTTCGCGGATCGCTTAGGCGCGCAGAGAGACCGGGGCGCGGGCGATCTGACGATGGTTATCGGCGGGGCGGACGGAATTGACCCCACGCTGAGGGACGAGGCGGGGATGGCGATTTCCTTCGGCAAGATGGTCTGGCCGCATATGCTGGCGCGGGTCATGCTGAGTGAGCAATTGTACCGGGCCGCGTCTATTCTGGCGGGCGGCCCGTATCACCGGGTCTAG
- the gpmI gene encoding 2,3-bisphosphoglycerate-independent phosphoglycerate mutase, producing MTDHPRPVVLCILDGWGIGQTQADNAPLLADTPVMDDLMARCPHATLLTHGRDVGLPEGQMGNSEVGHTNIGAGRVVKMDLVEINDAIEAGEFAGRAALVAFVETLKKSGGTAHLMGLVSDGGVHSQLAHLEAAVAVLVEAGVPVAVHAITDGRDVAPKSADGFLRGLTLPEGAKIATVCGRYFALDRDTRWDRVERAYSAMVRGEGDGANDALGAVAQAYDADKTDEFIPPTVVGDYAGMRDGDGIFMLNYRADRAREILSALGDQAFDGFDVTGRPKFAARLGMVDYSKAHDAYMTTVFPKQEIVNTLGEWVSKAGLRQFRVAETEKYPHVTFFLNGGVEVPEPGEDREMPKSPNVATYDLQPEMSAREVTDLLVRAIREPYDLIVVNFANPDMVGHTGDLQAAIAACEAVDAGLGQAVAALEEMGGAMIVCADHGNCEMMVDPETGGPHTAHTTNLVPVVMVGGPAGAGLRDGRLADLAPSLLALMGLEQPAEMTGESLIR from the coding sequence ATGACAGACCACCCGCGCCCCGTTGTTTTGTGCATTCTGGACGGCTGGGGCATTGGTCAGACGCAAGCAGACAACGCGCCGCTTCTGGCGGACACGCCTGTGATGGATGACCTGATGGCGCGGTGTCCCCATGCGACGCTGCTGACGCATGGGCGTGATGTGGGCCTGCCGGAGGGGCAGATGGGCAATTCCGAGGTCGGCCACACCAATATCGGCGCGGGGCGTGTGGTGAAAATGGATCTGGTGGAGATCAACGACGCGATTGAGGCGGGGGAATTTGCCGGGCGGGCGGCTTTGGTGGCGTTTGTTGAGACGTTGAAGAAAAGCGGCGGAACGGCGCATCTGATGGGGCTGGTGAGCGACGGCGGCGTGCATTCGCAGCTGGCGCATCTGGAGGCGGCGGTGGCGGTTCTGGTGGAGGCGGGCGTGCCGGTGGCCGTTCACGCGATCACCGATGGGCGCGATGTTGCCCCGAAATCGGCAGACGGGTTTTTGCGGGGTCTGACACTGCCGGAGGGGGCGAAGATCGCGACGGTCTGCGGGCGCTATTTCGCGCTGGACCGCGACACTCGCTGGGACCGGGTGGAAAGGGCTTACAGCGCGATGGTGCGTGGAGAGGGCGACGGGGCCAACGACGCCTTGGGCGCTGTGGCGCAGGCCTATGACGCGGACAAGACCGATGAGTTCATTCCGCCGACGGTCGTGGGTGACTACGCCGGGATGCGCGATGGGGATGGTATTTTCATGCTGAACTACCGGGCGGACCGCGCGCGAGAAATTTTGTCAGCGCTAGGTGATCAGGCGTTTGACGGCTTCGATGTGACCGGTCGGCCCAAGTTCGCGGCCAGGCTGGGGATGGTCGATTATTCCAAAGCCCATGACGCCTATATGACGACGGTGTTCCCGAAGCAGGAGATCGTAAACACGCTGGGCGAATGGGTCTCCAAAGCGGGGCTGCGGCAGTTCCGCGTGGCGGAGACGGAAAAGTACCCCCATGTGACGTTTTTCCTGAATGGCGGCGTCGAGGTGCCGGAGCCGGGGGAAGACCGGGAGATGCCGAAATCACCCAATGTCGCGACCTATGATTTGCAGCCCGAGATGAGCGCGCGCGAGGTGACGGACCTTCTGGTGCGCGCGATCCGGGAGCCTTACGACCTGATTGTGGTGAACTTCGCCAATCCTGACATGGTGGGTCATACCGGCGATTTGCAGGCTGCGATTGCGGCGTGTGAGGCGGTGGATGCGGGGCTTGGTCAGGCGGTGGCGGCGCTGGAAGAGATGGGTGGCGCGATGATCGTCTGCGCCGATCACGGGAATTGCGAGATGATGGTGGACCCGGAGACGGGCGGGCCGCACACGGCCCATACGACGAACCTTGTGCCGGTGGTGATGGTGGGCGGACCAGCGGGCGCGGGCCTGCGGGACGGGCGGCTGGCGGATCTGGCGCCATCGCTTTTGGCCTTGATGGGGCTGGAGCAACCGGCGGAGATGACGGGGGAGAGTTTGATCCGGTGA
- a CDS encoding murein hydrolase activator EnvC family protein, with amino-acid sequence MIRPLLGLALIAALPLLAAVPGTAQSDPALTAREAGDMLEAAAEALREAEGARDQVEALTETVRAYEHGLDALRAGIRDAALSERTILLVFDAERDRLARLIGVLQRIEDAPAPATLLHPEGPLGTARLGMIVADVTPAVAREARALRAQLQELAELRAVQDDAVVQLQAALMGVQTARSALSQAIADRVDLPERFSLDPEAMARIAESVDSLGSFAALLAETPAPTIDVVRDFATARGDIPLPALGTLVRGFNEADAAGITRPGALLAVPQTALLTAPWPASIRYAGPLLDYGNVIILEPQADYLLILAGAGDVFVTAGELVPSGAPLGLMPDGNSDVEADLIVSDALGASAGLTETLYMELRQGGNPVDPMEWFAAQ; translated from the coding sequence ATGATCAGGCCGCTCCTCGGGCTCGCGCTGATTGCAGCGCTCCCCCTCCTCGCCGCGGTGCCGGGCACAGCGCAGAGCGATCCGGCGCTGACGGCGCGGGAGGCGGGTGACATGCTGGAGGCAGCGGCGGAGGCGTTGCGCGAGGCCGAAGGCGCGCGGGACCAGGTAGAGGCGTTGACGGAAACGGTGCGCGCCTATGAACACGGGCTGGATGCGTTGCGTGCTGGCATCCGCGATGCGGCCCTGAGTGAGCGGACAATCTTGCTGGTGTTTGATGCGGAACGCGACCGCCTGGCCCGGCTGATAGGCGTGCTGCAACGGATCGAGGATGCGCCCGCCCCCGCCACGCTGCTGCATCCCGAGGGGCCTTTGGGCACCGCGCGACTGGGGATGATCGTGGCCGATGTCACGCCCGCTGTCGCCCGCGAGGCCCGTGCATTGCGGGCGCAATTGCAGGAACTGGCGGAGTTGCGCGCGGTCCAGGACGACGCGGTGGTGCAATTGCAGGCCGCGCTGATGGGCGTGCAGACCGCACGATCCGCGCTAAGCCAGGCGATTGCGGACCGTGTGGACCTGCCGGAACGGTTCTCTCTGGACCCTGAGGCCATGGCCCGGATCGCCGAAAGTGTCGACAGCCTGGGCAGTTTCGCGGCCCTGCTGGCAGAGACCCCCGCGCCCACAATCGACGTGGTGCGCGACTTCGCCACGGCGCGCGGTGACATCCCCTTGCCCGCGCTTGGCACCCTGGTGCGGGGCTTCAATGAGGCCGATGCGGCGGGCATCACGCGGCCCGGCGCATTGCTGGCCGTGCCGCAGACGGCGCTGTTGACGGCCCCCTGGCCCGCGTCGATCCGGTATGCGGGCCCGCTGCTTGATTACGGAAATGTCATTATTCTGGAGCCGCAGGCAGACTATCTACTTATATTGGCGGGGGCGGGCGATGTCTTCGTGACCGCCGGAGAATTGGTGCCCTCGGGCGCACCGCTTGGCTTGATGCCGGATGGAAACAGCGACGTTGAGGCGGATTTGATTGTATCTGATGCGCTTGGTGCTAGCGCCGGGCTGACGGAAACGCTTTATATGGAACTCAGACAGGGTGGGAACCCGGTGGATCCGATGGAATGGTTTGCCGCGCAATAG
- a CDS encoding S41 family peptidase yields the protein MKKLMMAAVGGIAGGVLLSTQVAGPLLAQEAERNSSVYEQLDLFGDIFERIRQNYVEDVDEAELIEAAINGMLISLDPHSSYISASDFEDMQVQTRGEFGGLGIEVTQEDGFVRVITPMDDTPAMEAGVEAGDFITAVDGEALLGLTLEQSVDLMRGPVGSDIIITIVREGADEPFDLTITRDRIQLTAVRARLEGNTAILRVSTFSDQTFPNLREGLLELIEEVGGLDNMNGVVLDLRNNPGGLLNQAIRVSDAFLEQGEIVSTRGREPQDGERYNATPGDMIEGLPMVVLINGGSASASEIVAGALQDHRRAVVVGTNSFGKGSVQSVMPLAGDGAMRLTTSLYYTPSGRSIQALGVAPDIIVEQRDPIEVEEDEDGRPARTEAGLRGAIENSSLTEDQLQQLEEERAIAEATAALRNEDYQLAYAIDILTGLGALGPN from the coding sequence ATGAAGAAACTGATGATGGCAGCCGTGGGCGGGATTGCAGGCGGAGTGCTGTTGAGCACTCAGGTCGCGGGTCCCTTGCTGGCACAGGAGGCGGAGCGGAATTCTTCTGTCTATGAACAGCTGGATCTGTTCGGCGATATCTTCGAGCGTATTCGCCAGAATTACGTGGAAGACGTCGATGAGGCAGAGCTGATCGAGGCGGCAATCAACGGCATGCTGATCTCTCTCGATCCGCATTCGTCCTATATCTCGGCCAGTGACTTTGAAGACATGCAGGTGCAAACGCGCGGCGAGTTTGGCGGTCTTGGCATCGAAGTGACCCAGGAAGACGGCTTCGTGCGCGTGATCACGCCGATGGATGACACGCCTGCGATGGAGGCCGGTGTCGAGGCCGGTGATTTCATCACAGCCGTCGACGGGGAGGCGCTGCTGGGTCTGACCCTGGAGCAATCCGTTGACCTGATGCGCGGCCCCGTGGGCAGTGACATCATCATCACCATCGTGCGCGAAGGGGCGGACGAGCCGTTTGACCTGACGATCACCCGCGACCGCATTCAACTGACCGCCGTGCGCGCGCGGCTGGAAGGCAATACCGCGATCCTGCGCGTCTCCACCTTCAGCGACCAGACCTTCCCCAATCTGCGCGAAGGGTTGCTGGAGCTGATCGAAGAGGTCGGCGGGTTGGACAACATGAACGGTGTCGTGCTGGACCTGCGCAACAACCCCGGCGGTCTGCTGAACCAGGCGATCCGTGTGTCCGATGCGTTTCTGGAGCAGGGCGAGATCGTCTCGACCCGTGGTCGGGAGCCCCAGGACGGGGAGCGCTATAACGCCACCCCCGGCGATATGATCGAAGGCCTGCCGATGGTGGTGCTGATCAACGGTGGCTCTGCCTCCGCGTCCGAGATTGTGGCCGGTGCGTTGCAGGATCACCGCCGTGCGGTGGTCGTGGGCACCAACAGCTTTGGCAAGGGCTCCGTCCAGTCGGTGATGCCGCTGGCCGGTGATGGCGCGATGCGGTTGACGACGTCGCTGTATTATACGCCGTCGGGCCGATCCATTCAGGCGCTTGGCGTGGCCCCCGATATCATCGTGGAGCAGCGCGATCCGATCGAGGTGGAGGAGGACGAAGACGGTCGCCCCGCCCGCACGGAGGCCGGTCTGCGCGGCGCGATTGAAAACTCCAGCCTGACGGAAGACCAGTTGCAGCAATTGGAGGAAGAGCGTGCCATTGCCGAGGCGACCGCAGCCCTGCGCAACGAAGATTATCAGCTGGCCTATGCTATTGATATCCTGACGGGTCTTGGCGCGTTAGGTCCGAACTGA
- a CDS encoding RNA pyrophosphohydrolase — protein MADLPYRPCAGVVLTNADGRIFAGQRAGFDTPAWQMPQGGLDKGEDPLDAAYRELEEETGVGRDHVTFVAQTTDWLTYDFPPELALGRWKGKYGGQKQMWAHLQLDAPDSVINLTHKDVEFSDWRWMTKRDILTAIVPFKRGIYKAIFKEFGL, from the coding sequence GTGGCTGATCTACCTTATCGCCCGTGCGCGGGGGTCGTTTTGACCAACGCGGACGGGCGTATCTTTGCGGGACAGCGCGCAGGGTTCGACACGCCCGCCTGGCAGATGCCCCAGGGCGGGCTCGATAAGGGGGAAGACCCCTTGGACGCCGCTTACCGAGAGCTGGAAGAAGAAACCGGCGTGGGCCGCGACCACGTCACGTTTGTGGCACAAACGACCGATTGGCTGACCTATGACTTCCCGCCCGAGCTGGCGCTGGGGCGATGGAAGGGCAAATATGGCGGCCAGAAGCAGATGTGGGCGCATCTTCAACTGGACGCGCCCGACAGCGTCATTAACCTCACCCACAAAGACGTGGAATTCAGCGATTGGCGGTGGATGACAAAGCGGGATATCCTGACTGCCATCGTGCCCTTCAAGCGTGGTATCTATAAGGCCATCTTCAAGGAGTTCGGTCTATGA
- a CDS encoding cupin domain-containing protein, with translation MTNTFSFDWAIAPETPDTFFAEYFEKKPMLIKRGQPGYFSDLLSYGEIDRVVSTMGLHVPEINVTRADGNITPADFAYETGQIDPVRVNQLHADGATVILSGLHERLPALARYCRAMEAAMSARVQTNIYMTPPGNQGFNPHYDGHDVLVLQVAGTKEWRIYGTPVELPLADQAFERGMDVGEEAQRFVLEPGDAVYIPRGMAHDAVATDETSLHITTGLMFRTWADALAEAVIAKAHREPSLRRALPPGFANNGVDLDDYKDTFAELIELVGDAHVGKLLSGFREEFLTARVPRVEGQMAQLAKLDGLTMDSRMGAHPHIVFGIHDVPNEDQVCLVAQGAEIILPAHARDAMEFCITTADFRLGDMEGDLDDAGKMVLAKRFVREGLMRVL, from the coding sequence ATGACGAACACATTCAGCTTCGATTGGGCGATTGCGCCTGAAACCCCTGACACCTTCTTTGCCGAGTATTTCGAGAAGAAGCCGATGCTGATCAAGCGCGGGCAGCCGGGGTATTTCTCCGATCTGCTCAGCTATGGGGAGATTGACCGCGTCGTCTCGACGATGGGTCTGCATGTGCCCGAGATTAACGTGACCCGGGCGGACGGCAATATCACACCCGCCGATTTTGCCTATGAGACGGGACAGATTGATCCAGTGCGGGTGAACCAGCTGCACGCCGATGGTGCGACCGTGATCCTGTCTGGCTTGCACGAACGTCTGCCGGCGCTTGCACGCTATTGCCGCGCGATGGAGGCCGCGATGTCGGCCCGCGTGCAGACCAACATCTACATGACCCCTCCGGGCAATCAGGGATTCAACCCCCATTACGACGGCCACGATGTGCTGGTGCTGCAAGTCGCCGGCACGAAGGAATGGCGCATCTACGGCACGCCCGTGGAACTGCCCCTGGCCGATCAGGCGTTTGAACGGGGCATGGACGTGGGCGAAGAGGCGCAGCGGTTTGTGCTGGAGCCCGGTGATGCCGTCTACATCCCGCGCGGCATGGCGCACGACGCTGTCGCCACAGATGAAACCTCGCTGCACATCACGACCGGTCTGATGTTCCGCACCTGGGCCGATGCGCTGGCCGAGGCCGTGATCGCCAAGGCCCACCGCGAGCCCAGCCTTCGCCGCGCCCTGCCGCCTGGGTTTGCCAATAACGGCGTGGATCTGGACGATTACAAAGACACATTCGCAGAGTTGATCGAACTGGTCGGCGATGCCCATGTGGGCAAGCTGCTGTCCGGCTTTCGCGAGGAGTTCCTGACTGCCCGCGTGCCCCGTGTGGAGGGACAGATGGCGCAACTGGCCAAGCTGGACGGGTTGACGATGGACAGCCGCATGGGCGCGCATCCCCACATCGTTTTTGGCATCCACGATGTCCCGAATGAGGATCAGGTCTGTCTGGTCGCCCAGGGCGCAGAGATCATCCTGCCCGCCCACGCCCGCGATGCGATGGAGTTCTGCATCACGACGGCCGACTTCCGCCTTGGCGATATGGAGGGCGATTTGGATGACGCCGGAAAGATGGTGCTGGCCAAACGGTTTGTGCGCGAAGGGCTGATGCGGGTGCTCTAG